One stretch of Saccharomonospora xinjiangensis XJ-54 DNA includes these proteins:
- a CDS encoding IS701 family transposase produces the protein MDDVGERDRLTRFTAEVFASLARSDQRAKAELYLRGLLLDGGRKSMLPMARRLGIDHQVLQQFVTSSTWELMPVRARLARWASRLVRPVAWVIGDLAFPKDGTGSACVARQYAPGLGKVTNCQVGASMHLVGDSVAATVNWRLFVPLEWNREGPVAETSRRRHRCGVPRTETHRPLWVLAVEMLDDLVGWGLRPPVVVAGDGYGDSDGFRAALDRRGLPYVVRVGGEVVAGTVIRPTEIRRRMEQGRQELVERFGLGHFEGRSWIGWHRHVTLASAAQVFSNAERLAYAEDGRETA, from the coding sequence GTGGACGACGTGGGTGAGCGCGACCGCTTGACCAGATTCACGGCGGAGGTCTTCGCCTCGCTGGCGAGGTCGGACCAGCGCGCGAAGGCGGAACTGTACCTGAGGGGACTCCTGCTGGACGGCGGGCGCAAATCGATGCTTCCGATGGCGCGCCGCCTCGGCATCGATCACCAGGTGCTCCAGCAGTTCGTCACGTCCTCGACGTGGGAGCTGATGCCGGTCAGGGCGCGGTTGGCGCGGTGGGCCAGCCGGCTCGTGCGACCGGTCGCCTGGGTGATCGGCGATCTCGCGTTTCCCAAGGACGGCACCGGGTCCGCCTGCGTGGCGCGGCAGTACGCCCCCGGTCTGGGGAAAGTCACGAACTGCCAGGTCGGTGCCAGCATGCACCTGGTCGGTGACAGCGTCGCCGCGACGGTGAACTGGCGGCTGTTCGTGCCGCTGGAATGGAACCGCGAAGGACCGGTCGCCGAGACCTCGCGGCGGCGCCACCGCTGCGGCGTCCCGCGCACCGAAACCCACCGTCCACTGTGGGTGCTCGCGGTGGAGATGCTCGACGACCTCGTCGGCTGGGGGCTTCGCCCGCCCGTCGTGGTGGCGGGCGACGGATACGGCGACAGCGACGGGTTCAGGGCGGCACTGGACCGGCGCGGGCTGCCCTACGTGGTGCGGGTCGGCGGCGAGGTGGTGGCAGGCACGGTCATCCGCCCCACGGAGATCAGGCGGCGCATGGAACAGGGCAGGCAGGAACTGGTGGAGCGCTTCGGCCTTGGTCATTTCGAGGGGAGATCGTGGATCGGCTGGCACCGGCACGTCACACTCGCCTCGGCCGCGCAGGTGTTCTCGAACGCCGAGCGGCTCGCCTACGCCGAGGACGGCAGGGAGACGGCCTGA
- a CDS encoding acyl-CoA dehydrogenase family protein, producing MPDHLAAERALVDSLVAENAETWDLAGRIPAEVLRELGTAGLLCAQVPTAHGGRGLTSADNGEFTAHVGSRCSSLRSVMTSQGMAAWTVQRFGDRSQRDTLLAQLTSGHLAAVGFSEPEAGSDLSAIRTEIRAEGDTVVVTGHKVWMTAACYADLLIVVGRFDGGAAAVVVPSSADGVRVRKVADPLGCRAAGHAEVELDEVRLPASSVLGGVGQSLPLLLTTALAYGRFSVAWGCVGILRACLASAAAHAANRTQSGVPLAGHQLVARHLAELVADERTAALACERASRCWDEASPDLVIATVLAKHVSARNAARGAARAVQVLASAGARDGHVVARAYRDAKLMELIEGSNEICQLLLAEHAVAGASR from the coding sequence GTGCCTGATCACCTCGCTGCCGAGCGAGCCCTCGTCGATTCGCTCGTCGCGGAGAACGCCGAGACGTGGGACCTCGCGGGTCGTATCCCGGCGGAGGTCCTGCGCGAACTCGGCACCGCCGGTCTGCTGTGCGCTCAGGTTCCCACCGCCCATGGCGGTCGCGGCCTCACCAGCGCGGACAACGGCGAGTTCACCGCCCATGTCGGCAGCCGGTGCAGCTCGCTGCGTAGCGTGATGACCTCGCAGGGCATGGCAGCGTGGACGGTGCAGCGGTTCGGCGACCGGAGCCAGAGGGACACGCTGCTCGCCCAGCTCACCAGCGGCCACCTCGCCGCCGTCGGCTTCTCCGAGCCGGAAGCCGGAAGCGACCTCTCCGCCATCCGCACCGAGATCCGTGCCGAGGGCGACACCGTGGTGGTGACAGGGCACAAGGTGTGGATGACCGCCGCCTGCTACGCCGACCTTTTGATCGTCGTCGGCCGGTTCGACGGCGGCGCGGCCGCGGTGGTGGTGCCGTCGTCGGCCGACGGCGTCAGGGTGCGCAAGGTCGCCGACCCACTCGGCTGCCGCGCGGCGGGACACGCGGAGGTCGAACTCGACGAGGTGCGGCTGCCCGCCTCCAGTGTTCTCGGCGGCGTCGGCCAGTCACTGCCACTGCTGCTCACCACCGCGCTGGCCTACGGGCGGTTCTCCGTCGCGTGGGGGTGTGTCGGCATCCTGCGCGCCTGTCTCGCCTCGGCGGCGGCGCATGCCGCGAACCGGACCCAGTCCGGCGTTCCTCTCGCGGGGCACCAGCTGGTGGCCCGGCACCTGGCCGAACTGGTCGCCGACGAACGGACTGCGGCGCTGGCCTGCGAAAGAGCCAGCCGCTGCTGGGACGAGGCGTCGCCGGACCTGGTCATCGCCACCGTGCTCGCCAAGCACGTCAGCGCGCGGAACGCCGCACGAGGGGCGGCGAGGGCCGTGCAGGTACTCGCCTCGGCAGGAGCACGGGACGGCCATGTCGTCGCGCGCGCCTACCGGGACGCGAAGCTGATGGAACTCATCGAGGGCAGTAACGAGATCTGCCAGCTGCTGCTCGCCGAGCACGCCGTCGCAGGCGCCTCACGTTGA
- the dpgC gene encoding (3,5-dihydroxyphenyl)acetyl-CoA 1,2-dioxygenase DpgC: MTATDLPTAQLGNSLDTDAAALTAQIGDCEAALAGLPPKRERSTAQQSLADGLHDTARRLRTRFLVTHAESVYRRLTGDLTERLRLRELVYAAATAFPGLVPTERQIADELRLRQDEKEGREIDQGVFFRAMLRDRIAGPHLLDTMLLPTARAQELLPEFAASGQVDLGPLRLERRSGAAYLTVCNTSALNAEDNELIDAMETAIDLALLDEEVRVGILRGGEMTHPRYAGRRVFSAGINLSKLHSGQISLVDFLLRRELGYIAKLVRGLLIDDHPGAWPRRYRDKPWIAAIDSFAIGGGAQLMLVFDHVIAAADSYFSLPAAQEGIVPGAGNFRLTRSGGPRLARQVILSGRKIWAHEPEARLLCDEVVDPRDMDAAVEAARELLDNSAVVANRRMLNLADESPDAFREYFAEFAAEQSLRLYGEDVLDKVRRSWAR, encoded by the coding sequence ATGACCGCGACCGACCTGCCCACGGCCCAGCTCGGAAACTCCCTCGACACCGACGCGGCGGCACTCACCGCGCAGATCGGTGACTGCGAGGCCGCTCTCGCCGGCCTGCCGCCCAAACGTGAACGCTCCACCGCGCAGCAGTCCCTCGCCGACGGCCTGCACGACACGGCACGGCGGCTTCGCACCCGGTTCCTCGTCACACACGCCGAGAGCGTGTATCGCAGACTGACCGGTGACCTCACCGAGCGCCTCCGCCTTCGGGAGCTGGTCTACGCCGCCGCCACGGCGTTTCCCGGCCTTGTCCCGACAGAGCGGCAGATCGCCGACGAACTGCGCCTGCGGCAGGACGAGAAGGAAGGGCGCGAGATCGACCAGGGCGTGTTCTTCCGCGCGATGCTGCGCGACCGGATCGCGGGCCCGCACCTGCTGGACACGATGCTGCTGCCGACGGCACGGGCGCAGGAGCTCCTCCCGGAGTTCGCGGCGAGCGGGCAGGTCGATCTGGGACCGCTTCGGCTGGAACGCCGCAGCGGCGCCGCCTATCTGACCGTGTGCAACACCTCCGCGCTCAACGCCGAGGACAACGAGCTGATCGACGCCATGGAGACCGCCATCGACCTGGCGCTCCTCGACGAGGAGGTCAGGGTCGGCATCCTGCGCGGAGGGGAGATGACCCATCCCCGGTACGCGGGCAGGCGCGTGTTCAGCGCGGGAATCAACCTCTCCAAACTCCACTCGGGACAGATCTCCCTTGTGGATTTCCTGCTGCGGCGGGAACTCGGCTACATCGCCAAGCTGGTGCGCGGACTGCTGATCGACGACCACCCCGGCGCGTGGCCACGACGTTACCGCGACAAGCCGTGGATCGCCGCGATCGACTCGTTCGCTATCGGGGGCGGCGCACAGCTGATGCTGGTCTTCGACCACGTCATCGCGGCGGCCGACTCCTACTTCAGCCTCCCCGCCGCACAGGAGGGCATCGTGCCCGGTGCGGGCAATTTCCGGCTCACCCGCTCCGGAGGGCCCCGGCTCGCCAGGCAGGTGATCCTGTCGGGGCGCAAGATCTGGGCGCACGAGCCGGAGGCTCGGCTGCTCTGCGACGAGGTGGTTGATCCGCGCGACATGGACGCGGCGGTGGAGGCCGCCCGCGAGCTGCTCGACAATTCCGCCGTCGTGGCCAACCGCCGGATGCTCAACCTCGCCGACGAATCGCCTGACGCCTTCCGCGAGTACTTCGCCGAGTTCGCCGCCGAGCAGTCCCTTCGGCTCTACGGTGAGGACGTCCTCGACAAGGTGCGGCGGTCATGGGCTCGTTAG
- the dpgB gene encoding enoyl-CoA-hydratase DpgB, which produces MPPTEKGTLVLDLAAEGPLSPELVRTVNEFCDRVEDHAENSDSAAVAMVRLHGGENGATGSWPGGDGGIRLVNRWERALRRMERLAAVTVVVLTGRCAGPALDLVLTADYRIAATGATLAPPIDAGHFWPGMALHRLVTQIGVARTRRLLLRAGELTAARSAELGLLDEVTDDIDGVSAARAHEFGGVAGPEFAVRRRLVLDAPTSAFDDALGVHLAACDRALRYARRLAEPEPAPVAALTGGAR; this is translated from the coding sequence ATGCCCCCGACCGAGAAGGGCACGCTCGTGCTCGATCTGGCGGCCGAAGGTCCGCTCTCCCCCGAGCTGGTGCGCACGGTCAACGAGTTCTGCGATCGTGTCGAGGACCACGCGGAGAACTCGGATTCCGCCGCCGTCGCCATGGTCCGCCTGCACGGAGGTGAGAACGGTGCCACGGGGTCGTGGCCCGGTGGCGACGGCGGTATCCGGCTGGTCAACCGCTGGGAACGCGCCCTTCGCCGGATGGAACGGCTCGCCGCGGTCACCGTCGTGGTGCTCACCGGACGGTGCGCGGGCCCCGCTCTCGACCTGGTGCTGACCGCCGACTATCGGATCGCTGCCACCGGCGCCACGCTGGCTCCGCCGATCGACGCGGGGCATTTCTGGCCCGGCATGGCACTGCACCGGCTGGTCACGCAGATCGGTGTGGCCCGCACCCGCAGGCTGCTGCTGCGCGCGGGCGAACTGACCGCGGCGCGCTCCGCCGAGCTGGGCCTGCTCGACGAGGTCACCGACGACATCGACGGTGTGTCGGCGGCACGGGCACACGAGTTCGGCGGTGTCGCGGGCCCCGAGTTCGCGGTGCGGCGGCGCCTGGTGCTCGACGCACCGACCAGCGCCTTCGACGACGCGCTCGGCGTGCATCTCGCCGCCTGTGACCGCGCGCTGCGCTACGCGCGGCGCCTCGCCGAGCCGGAACCGGCCCCGGTCGCCGCTCTGACCGGAGGTGCCCGATGA
- a CDS encoding 3-hydroxyacyl-CoA dehydrogenase family protein, translating into MTTHNAHRVAVVGAGVMGTNIATMILGHGVPVILTDLGDTVLDQARSSIYGMLRHARLLGAQPAGVPLGDLVTTTVPEEVAGVTAVIEAVTESTEVKAKVLGEYSGLVRPGTPIISNTSGIPVDEMANWVARPAELAGTHFMNPAYLIRMVEVVRGPRTGDETMAAITALLTALDRRPVVVGDSPGFVTSRLLHPMINDAARLVGGGTATAEAVDALMEGCLGHPTGPLRTADLIGLDNLADSLQAIYERTGDEGARPCDTLLAKVRDGDLGRKSGRGFYDYGRTKP; encoded by the coding sequence ATGACGACCCACAACGCCCACCGCGTTGCCGTCGTGGGAGCCGGGGTGATGGGCACCAACATCGCCACGATGATTCTCGGGCACGGCGTCCCTGTGATCCTCACCGACCTCGGCGACACTGTCCTTGACCAGGCCAGATCCTCGATCTACGGCATGCTCCGGCACGCCAGGCTGCTGGGAGCCCAGCCAGCAGGAGTGCCACTCGGCGACCTGGTCACCACCACCGTCCCCGAGGAGGTGGCCGGGGTGACGGCCGTCATCGAGGCGGTGACCGAATCGACCGAGGTGAAGGCGAAAGTACTCGGCGAGTATTCCGGGCTCGTTCGCCCCGGAACGCCGATCATCTCGAACACCTCGGGAATACCTGTCGATGAAATGGCGAACTGGGTGGCACGGCCCGCCGAACTCGCCGGCACACATTTCATGAATCCGGCGTATCTGATCCGGATGGTGGAGGTGGTGCGGGGTCCGCGCACCGGCGACGAGACGATGGCCGCCATCACCGCGTTGCTCACCGCGCTCGACCGCCGCCCTGTCGTGGTCGGCGACTCGCCCGGTTTCGTCACCAGCAGGCTGCTGCACCCGATGATCAACGACGCGGCCCGGCTGGTCGGCGGCGGGACGGCCACAGCGGAGGCGGTGGACGCGCTGATGGAAGGCTGCCTCGGGCATCCCACCGGACCGCTGCGCACGGCCGATCTCATCGGCCTCGACAACCTCGCGGACTCTCTCCAGGCCATCTACGAGCGCACGGGCGACGAGGGCGCCCGCCCGTGCGACACGCTGCTGGCGAAGGTCCGCGACGGTGACCTCGGCCGCAAGAGCGGCAGGGGCTTCTACGACTACGGGAGGACGAAGCCGTGA
- the dpgD gene encoding enoyl-CoA-hydratase DpgD, whose product MPDEKPRVRYRKEGHVAYVTLDRPEVLNAMDLRMHVELAEVWDDFDRDDTIWLGVLTGAGDRAFSVGQDLKELVARVEGGEGPSSFGSRGRPGWPRLTERFDLSKPLIARVNGYALGGGFELALACDIIVAAEHATFALPEARLGLVPGAGGVFRLARQLPFRTALGHLMTGRRLSADRALHLGLVNDVVPADQLDDCVAGWVRDILRCAPLSVRAVKEAAAASVALPLDQAFATRYTWEDRRMHSRDAREGPLAFVEKRPPVWTGD is encoded by the coding sequence ATGCCGGACGAGAAGCCACGCGTCCGCTACCGCAAGGAGGGGCACGTCGCCTACGTCACGCTCGACCGGCCGGAGGTCCTCAACGCGATGGACCTGCGGATGCACGTCGAACTGGCCGAGGTCTGGGACGACTTCGACCGCGACGACACGATCTGGCTCGGCGTGCTGACCGGGGCTGGCGATCGGGCCTTCTCGGTGGGCCAGGACCTCAAGGAACTCGTCGCCAGGGTCGAGGGTGGCGAGGGCCCTTCGAGTTTCGGCAGTCGCGGGCGGCCGGGCTGGCCCCGGCTCACCGAACGGTTCGACCTGTCGAAACCGCTGATCGCCAGGGTCAACGGCTACGCGCTCGGCGGAGGGTTCGAACTGGCGCTGGCCTGCGACATCATCGTGGCGGCCGAGCACGCCACCTTCGCGCTTCCCGAAGCCCGCCTCGGCCTCGTTCCCGGCGCGGGCGGGGTGTTCCGGCTGGCGAGGCAGCTACCGTTTCGCACCGCGCTCGGCCATCTGATGACGGGACGGCGCCTTTCCGCCGACCGCGCACTGCACCTCGGTCTCGTCAACGACGTGGTGCCCGCCGACCAGCTGGACGACTGCGTGGCAGGGTGGGTGCGGGACATCCTGCGCTGCGCTCCGCTGTCCGTGCGGGCCGTCAAGGAGGCCGCGGCGGCATCGGTGGCGCTGCCGCTGGACCAGGCTTTCGCCACTCGCTACACGTGGGAGGACAGGCGGATGCACAGCCGCGACGCCCGCGAAGGACCGCTGGCGTTCGTGGAGAAACGCCCTCCGGTGTGGACTGGGGACTGA
- a CDS encoding benzaldehyde dehydrogenase gives MTRGWEERAAVFDVESVRGQVFSSGWREAGGGSVEVTEPATGAVLTVTGIADADDIRSAVRSAELAQPSWAALAPADRAAVLREAASLLETHREDVAAWLIREGGAVAAKAEFEIRSAIDELWAAAALPTQPHGCLLPADPGHHSVGRRVPLGVVGVISPWNFPLVLALRAVAPALALGNAVVLKPDVHTPVSGGVVIARLFELAGLPRDVLHVLPGDAGPGRALTEHPAVGMIAFTGSTTAGREVGAVAGRSLKRVSLELGGNNALIVLEDADLDAASSAGAWGSFLHQGQICMAVGRHIVVESVAGDYVERLATRARGLTVGDPWTGKVALGPLINTTQLSRVDRIVRESVAAGAHLCAGGEPRGLFYPPTVLSGVTGDMPAFTEEVFGPVAPVIVVRDEDEAVEVANRTEYGLSAAVQTGSAERGVAMAARLHTGIVHVNGQTIDDNAYVPFGGRGASGNGSRHGAPHSWDEFTQWQWLTVRGTAPLYPF, from the coding sequence ATGACACGCGGCTGGGAGGAACGCGCCGCCGTGTTCGACGTGGAATCCGTGCGCGGTCAGGTGTTCAGCTCGGGCTGGCGGGAGGCGGGCGGCGGCAGTGTCGAGGTCACCGAACCCGCCACCGGCGCGGTTCTCACGGTCACCGGGATCGCCGACGCCGACGACATCCGTTCCGCCGTCCGATCGGCCGAGCTGGCGCAGCCTTCCTGGGCCGCGCTGGCTCCCGCCGACCGCGCGGCTGTGCTGCGCGAAGCCGCGTCGCTGCTCGAAACACACCGCGAGGACGTCGCGGCCTGGTTGATCCGGGAGGGCGGAGCGGTCGCGGCGAAGGCGGAGTTCGAGATCCGCTCGGCCATCGACGAGTTGTGGGCGGCGGCTGCGTTGCCGACCCAGCCTCACGGCTGCCTGCTGCCGGCCGACCCCGGTCACCACAGCGTCGGGCGCAGGGTTCCGCTCGGCGTGGTCGGTGTCATCAGCCCGTGGAACTTCCCGCTGGTCCTCGCGTTGCGGGCGGTGGCGCCCGCGCTGGCGCTCGGCAACGCCGTCGTGCTCAAACCGGATGTGCACACACCGGTGTCCGGCGGCGTGGTGATCGCCCGTCTCTTCGAGCTGGCGGGTCTGCCCCGCGACGTCCTGCACGTCCTTCCCGGTGACGCGGGGCCCGGCAGGGCGCTGACCGAGCACCCGGCCGTCGGCATGATCGCCTTCACCGGCTCCACCACGGCCGGTCGCGAGGTGGGCGCCGTGGCGGGACGGTCACTCAAGCGGGTCTCGCTGGAACTCGGCGGGAACAACGCGCTGATCGTGCTGGAGGACGCCGACCTCGACGCGGCGAGTTCGGCAGGCGCCTGGGGCTCCTTCCTGCACCAGGGCCAGATCTGCATGGCGGTGGGCAGGCACATCGTGGTCGAGTCGGTGGCAGGCGACTACGTGGAGCGCCTCGCCACGCGAGCACGGGGCCTCACCGTCGGTGACCCGTGGACCGGGAAGGTCGCACTCGGTCCGCTCATCAACACCACACAACTGTCCAGAGTGGATCGAATCGTGCGGGAGAGCGTCGCGGCGGGAGCGCACCTGTGTGCGGGAGGAGAGCCACGAGGACTGTTCTACCCTCCGACGGTACTCTCCGGCGTCACCGGGGACATGCCCGCGTTCACCGAGGAGGTTTTCGGCCCGGTGGCGCCAGTGATCGTCGTGCGGGACGAGGACGAGGCCGTCGAGGTGGCCAACCGCACCGAGTACGGCCTCTCCGCCGCCGTGCAGACCGGTTCGGCCGAACGCGGTGTCGCGATGGCCGCCCGCCTTCACACCGGGATCGTGCATGTCAACGGCCAGACCATCGACGACAACGCCTACGTCCCCTTCGGAGGGCGAGGCGCCTCCGGCAACGGAAGCCGCCACGGCGCCCCGCACAGCTGGGACGAGTTCACCCAGTGGCAGTGGCTCACCGTGCGCGGCACCGCCCCGCTCTACCCGTTCTGA
- a CDS encoding acyl carrier protein, with the protein MTTTDNVPDAAAIEAALLDLLEGRTKTKLDRDQELFSSGLVSSMFAMELIVHLEQNYGISITGPDLKLDNFQTVAKMTDLVLRLRDDSTAHSGA; encoded by the coding sequence GTGACCACGACCGACAACGTGCCGGACGCGGCGGCCATCGAGGCCGCGTTGCTCGACCTGCTCGAAGGGCGCACCAAGACGAAGCTCGACCGCGACCAGGAGTTGTTCTCCTCGGGGCTGGTCTCGTCCATGTTCGCCATGGAGCTGATCGTCCACTTGGAACAAAACTACGGGATCTCCATCACGGGGCCGGATCTGAAGCTGGACAACTTCCAGACCGTCGCGAAGATGACCGACCTCGTCCTGCGTCTGCGCGACGACTCGACGGCCCACTCCGGTGCCTGA
- the dpgA gene encoding 3,5-dihydroxyphenylacetyl-CoA synthase DpgA, which translates to MTQTQPLPHVSSVAGDPGAGNARIIGVGTAVPAFSYSQRELLDIFGITDPRVRSVFLNSAIERRFLNLPPKLPDGTRHMETQGELLKKHRTHGIEMGARSLQACLKQAEADLDDVSYLCCVSSTGFLTPGFSALVIRELGLRSDCARLDVVGMGCNAGLNGLGAVSGWARAHPGKLAVLLCIEACSAAYVFDGTMRTSVVNSLFGDGSSSVAVLAGEDDREGPAILKFNSCIVPEAIDAMRYDWDDDAGKFSFYLDQDVPYVVGAHAETIIGGLLAGTGLRRDDISHWIVHSGGKKVVDSVMVNLGLTKRDVRHTTSVLRDYGNLSSGSFLFSYSALVDEGVVRPGDYGVLMTMGPGSTIETALIQWRPGDEPGRR; encoded by the coding sequence ATGACACAGACACAGCCGCTTCCGCACGTTTCGTCCGTGGCCGGCGACCCCGGTGCGGGCAACGCGCGCATCATCGGCGTCGGCACGGCGGTGCCCGCCTTCTCCTACTCGCAGCGGGAACTACTCGACATCTTCGGCATCACCGACCCCCGCGTGAGGTCGGTGTTCCTCAACAGTGCGATCGAGCGCCGCTTCCTCAACCTTCCTCCCAAGCTGCCCGACGGGACCCGGCACATGGAGACCCAGGGCGAGCTGCTCAAGAAGCACCGCACCCACGGCATCGAGATGGGCGCGCGGTCGCTCCAGGCGTGCCTCAAGCAGGCCGAGGCCGATCTCGACGACGTCAGCTACCTGTGCTGTGTCTCCTCCACCGGCTTTCTGACCCCGGGCTTCAGCGCGCTGGTCATCCGCGAGCTGGGCCTTCGATCCGACTGCGCCCGCCTCGACGTGGTGGGCATGGGCTGCAACGCCGGTCTCAACGGCCTCGGTGCGGTGTCCGGCTGGGCGAGGGCGCACCCCGGCAAGCTCGCCGTCCTGCTGTGCATCGAAGCGTGCTCGGCGGCCTACGTCTTCGACGGCACCATGCGAACGTCGGTGGTCAACAGCCTCTTCGGCGACGGTTCCTCCTCGGTGGCCGTGCTCGCGGGCGAGGACGACCGCGAGGGGCCCGCGATCCTCAAGTTCAACAGCTGCATCGTGCCGGAAGCGATCGACGCCATGCGGTACGACTGGGACGACGACGCGGGCAAGTTCAGCTTCTACCTCGACCAGGACGTGCCCTACGTGGTGGGAGCACACGCCGAGACGATCATCGGTGGCCTGCTCGCGGGCACCGGCCTTCGCAGGGACGACATCTCACACTGGATCGTGCACTCCGGCGGCAAGAAGGTCGTTGACTCCGTGATGGTCAATCTCGGACTGACCAAAAGGGACGTCCGGCACACCACGTCGGTGCTGCGCGACTACGGGAACCTCTCCAGCGGGTCGTTCCTGTTCTCCTACAGCGCGCTCGTTGACGAGGGCGTCGTGCGCCCCGGCGACTACGGCGTGCTGATGACCATGGGCCCCGGTTCCACCATCGAGACGGCCCTGATCCAGTGGCGTCCCGGCGACGAGCCCGGTCGCAGGTAG